One Spirochaeta africana DSM 8902 genomic window carries:
- a CDS encoding glycosyltransferase family 4 protein, with protein sequence MVLIVSNSSWYIANFRLPLIQAIQRAGYRVAVLAPGDEHTHRLADAGCSLHELRIRNKSINPLTELTVVWQLWKIYRRLRPDAILHFTPKPNIYGSFVAGILGIPGTSDIAGLGNVFVRDSLLSRIVRGLYRVSQRRTRKVFFQNPDDRDLFLHHRIVRPDQACLLPGSGVDLAWFDPAAWTGSPDPYAEIEEDCAAAAAGASGAATSGGATAEGGDPASPTATAGVASSAATAGGVVPAAATPLRFLMIARLIREKGVADYAAAAQLVRAAWPAAPAAAAVPATQTSPAAAAPGASATAPATPAGPAPRFYLIGYIDPNNPGAITEQELAAWQADGSITWLGRQHDVRPWIAAADCIVLPSYYREGTPRTLLEGLAMAKPLIAADSIGTREPVHHGENGLLCAPRDPVSLAASIHQLAILAPHERQTMAAASRTIARTRYNMHIVIDTYLATLAYIAPTPHTAHPHAP encoded by the coding sequence ATGGTTCTTATTGTAAGCAACAGCAGCTGGTATATCGCCAATTTTCGCCTGCCCCTGATCCAGGCCATCCAGCGCGCCGGCTATCGCGTGGCGGTGTTGGCCCCCGGCGACGAGCACACCCACCGACTGGCCGACGCCGGCTGCAGCCTTCACGAGCTGCGCATCCGCAATAAAAGCATCAACCCGCTCACCGAGCTCACCGTCGTCTGGCAGCTGTGGAAAATCTATCGCCGCCTGCGCCCCGATGCCATCCTGCACTTTACCCCCAAGCCCAACATCTACGGCTCGTTCGTGGCAGGCATCCTGGGCATACCCGGTACCAGCGACATCGCCGGGCTTGGCAATGTATTTGTACGCGATTCACTGCTCAGTCGGATAGTCCGTGGACTGTATCGGGTCTCGCAGCGCCGCACCCGCAAGGTTTTCTTCCAGAATCCCGATGATCGCGATCTTTTTCTGCACCACCGGATTGTCCGCCCCGACCAGGCCTGCCTGCTGCCCGGCAGCGGCGTAGATCTGGCGTGGTTTGATCCTGCAGCCTGGACCGGGTCGCCCGATCCCTATGCGGAGATTGAGGAGGATTGTGCCGCGGCCGCGGCTGGCGCGTCCGGCGCCGCTACCAGCGGCGGCGCCACTGCGGAGGGCGGCGACCCGGCCAGTCCCACTGCTACCGCGGGCGTCGCGTCCAGCGCAGCCACCGCAGGCGGTGTGGTCCCAGCAGCCGCCACCCCGCTGCGATTCCTGATGATCGCGCGCCTGATCCGCGAGAAGGGGGTAGCCGATTACGCTGCCGCCGCCCAGCTGGTTCGCGCCGCCTGGCCAGCCGCACCAGCCGCAGCAGCGGTCCCGGCCACTCAAACTTCACCAGCAGCCGCCGCACCCGGGGCCTCAGCCACCGCGCCAGCCACTCCAGCGGGCCCCGCCCCCCGCTTCTACCTGATCGGCTATATCGACCCCAATAACCCCGGCGCCATCACCGAGCAGGAACTCGCCGCCTGGCAGGCCGACGGCAGCATTACCTGGCTCGGCCGCCAGCACGACGTTCGCCCCTGGATCGCCGCCGCCGACTGCATCGTCCTGCCCTCGTATTACCGCGAAGGCACCCCCCGCACTCTGCTCGAAGGCCTGGCCATGGCCAAACCCCTGATCGCCGCCGACAGCATCGGCACTCGCGAACCCGTCCATCACGGCGAAAACGGCCTCCTCTGCGCCCCCCGCGACCCCGTCAGCCTTGCCGCCAGCATCCACCAGCTCGCCATCCTTGCCCCCCACGAGCGCCAGACCATGGCCGCCGCCTCCCGCACCATTGCCCGAACCCGCTACAACATGCACATCGTGATCGACACCTACCTCGCCACCCTCGCCTACATCGCCCCCACACCACACACCGCTCACCCCCACGCCCCCTGA
- a CDS encoding IS256 family transposase yields the protein MAPLKATADFEKLLSRFIAEQDPLLEMLKWMTEQLMRIEAENKAGAVKGKHVANRTTHFSGSRVRRFDTRLGTMYLVVPKLRKGGYIPFFVTEKKRSEQALLQVVQEAFINGVSTRKIDRLAKELGIESISASQVSEINKGLDEQVQQFRNRELDSEYPVIWIDALYEKIRHGQRVQNEAVMVVCGLNSAGEREILAIEPMETESEETYADLFQRLKQRGLKHVWLVVSDAHQGLKNAIRSEFVGACWQRCKVHFMRNVLAKVRSKHKEQFAERLKHIWLQPDQATARKYAKQLMDDWEDSCSDAVEILDSGLDDSLQFYAFAKIDARKISSTNMLERLNKEIRRRSKVVGVFPSRESYIRMVTCYLIEYTEDWTTGRSYIKKESLDEQKEFILRTVA from the coding sequence ATGGCCCCACTCAAAGCTACCGCAGATTTCGAGAAACTTCTATCCCGTTTCATAGCTGAACAGGACCCTCTGCTTGAAATGCTCAAATGGATGACCGAACAGCTCATGCGCATTGAAGCTGAAAATAAAGCCGGTGCCGTGAAAGGCAAGCATGTCGCAAATCGGACGACTCATTTCAGCGGTTCTCGTGTCAGAAGATTCGATACCCGTCTGGGCACCATGTACCTCGTCGTTCCAAAGCTGCGCAAGGGCGGGTACATTCCCTTCTTTGTAACCGAGAAGAAACGCTCGGAACAAGCACTCCTACAGGTAGTGCAGGAAGCATTTATCAACGGTGTTTCTACCCGTAAGATCGATCGCCTCGCCAAGGAGCTGGGGATTGAATCCATATCAGCCAGCCAGGTCTCTGAAATTAATAAGGGGCTGGATGAACAGGTTCAGCAATTTCGCAACCGAGAGCTGGATTCAGAATATCCAGTTATCTGGATTGATGCACTGTATGAAAAGATACGCCATGGCCAGAGAGTGCAGAATGAAGCAGTGATGGTGGTCTGTGGCCTTAATTCTGCTGGAGAGCGCGAAATACTTGCTATAGAGCCCATGGAAACTGAATCAGAGGAAACATACGCCGACCTGTTTCAGCGCTTAAAACAGCGCGGTCTCAAGCATGTATGGCTTGTGGTATCAGATGCACACCAGGGATTGAAAAATGCAATCCGATCAGAATTTGTCGGCGCATGTTGGCAACGGTGTAAAGTGCATTTCATGCGAAATGTCCTCGCCAAAGTACGCAGCAAACACAAGGAACAATTTGCAGAGCGATTAAAGCACATCTGGCTACAGCCAGATCAAGCTACCGCGCGAAAATACGCCAAGCAGCTTATGGATGACTGGGAAGACTCTTGCTCTGATGCAGTCGAAATCCTGGATTCCGGACTTGATGACTCACTGCAGTTCTATGCCTTTGCAAAAATCGATGCACGGAAAATCTCCTCCACCAATATGCTGGAGCGATTGAACAAAGAAATCCGTCGACGATCAAAGGTGGTTGGCGTCTTTCCGTCCAGGGAGTCATACATCAGAATGGTCACCTGCTATCTGATAGAATACACCGAAGACTGGACAACCGGCAGATCGTACATTAAAAAGGAATCACTGGATGAACAGAAAGAATTCATCCTGAGAACGGTTGCGTAA
- a CDS encoding DUF6290 family protein — protein sequence MAVVSVRLNKEEEKILAYLSEYFHEDKSTLFKKSMYELYEDIQDIRFMEDYVNATQSRRFISAEELLE from the coding sequence ATGGCCGTAGTAAGTGTTCGTTTAAACAAGGAAGAAGAAAAGATTCTGGCCTATCTCTCGGAGTACTTTCACGAGGATAAATCCACCCTGTTCAAGAAGTCCATGTACGAGTTGTACGAGGATATTCAGGATATCAGATTCATGGAGGACTATGTCAACGCGACTCAGTCCCGACGGTTTATCTCTGCGGAGGAGTTACTGGAGTAA
- a CDS encoding type II toxin-antitoxin system RelE family toxin has protein sequence MVFYDEDIKNDIKKGVLPQQIARLFVHAFQALDQTGDLNLFDIKKLKTSSSDEFYRLRKGKYRAIFTMSGRDFYVHAITKRGEVYRKWP, from the coding sequence ATGGTGTTCTACGATGAGGATATCAAAAATGACATTAAAAAGGGTGTCTTGCCTCAGCAGATTGCCAGGCTGTTCGTCCATGCGTTTCAGGCACTCGATCAGACAGGTGACTTGAATCTGTTCGACATAAAAAAACTGAAGACAAGCTCCTCTGACGAGTTCTACCGGCTGCGAAAGGGAAAGTACCGGGCCATTTTTACGATGTCTGGCCGGGATTTTTATGTTCATGCAATTACCAAGCGAGGGGAGGTGTATAGAAAATGGCCGTAG
- a CDS encoding CotH kinase family protein, which produces MRLRRSPGSARRLRPAVLLIPLVLLLLAAGACEIQLPTPSLPALREGGVAFSHDAGFYHEPFQLELGLDEVADQLRSAGQLRAEDQARSSATEITIYYTLDGSEPTPDNIMTDREWREASSETRARTFVYTGPISLGDQLPREPDLATIKTGRMGDEYAWHPPHSSHRSHAVVVRALARGQELQTRTTTRSYFIHPDGDTIHQLPVVSLSLDRAGLFSFETGLYVPGIWAEWWDIYTGNYHQRGRDWERRAHLEYFETEPEQGAITAPPVLSHGVGVRLHGAKSRNFPQKSLRLYARSEYGPNRLAHQFFSTKSDDRFNRLLLRHSGNDWGHTMFRDAAAQTLMLHRDLDIQHYQPAVVYINGEYWGIHNLRDRYDPHYMEQRYGLDPDNITILENNAELDHGSPQLRSQYLDLVAAVGTAPLDTPAAINEKLDLDNWIDYHILQWYHANTDWPYNNVRLWRVNRPPTATAGGQPDPPDPTVNDGRWRWLVYDIDRSFGFTSTKNTNMPRHVLDADDWSRDLVHRLLSIPVVRDEFLQRTAVHLATTFHPERVAQHIQQLAAAIEPEIPRHSQRWRRPGTGFWQQELDIMLDFAANRPRIHRRHLDTWFGEITGTATVEITGVDPDSDIRLHTVRLHPDTPGVEIQDGSWSGELFTGVPLTLESGSTDLSTAVIQGDESAFELLEQTPDRLSLRITGEKVSILL; this is translated from the coding sequence ATGAGGCTTCGTCGCTCCCCGGGATCAGCGCGCCGGCTGCGGCCAGCCGTACTGCTGATACCACTGGTTCTCCTGCTGCTGGCAGCCGGCGCCTGCGAGATCCAGCTGCCGACCCCGTCGCTGCCGGCCCTGCGCGAGGGCGGGGTGGCGTTCTCGCACGATGCCGGGTTCTACCATGAACCATTCCAGCTGGAACTCGGCCTGGACGAGGTTGCCGACCAGCTGCGCTCGGCAGGTCAGCTGCGCGCTGAAGATCAGGCGCGCAGCTCCGCTACAGAGATCACCATCTACTACACCCTGGACGGCTCTGAACCCACGCCGGATAACATCATGACCGACCGCGAATGGCGGGAGGCCTCGTCTGAGACCCGCGCTCGCACCTTTGTCTACACCGGCCCGATCAGCCTCGGGGATCAGCTGCCGCGCGAGCCCGATCTGGCGACCATAAAAACCGGCCGTATGGGGGACGAGTATGCCTGGCATCCCCCGCACAGCAGCCATCGCAGCCATGCCGTGGTGGTGCGTGCCCTGGCGCGCGGGCAGGAACTGCAAACCCGTACCACGACCCGCAGCTACTTTATCCATCCGGATGGCGATACCATCCATCAGCTGCCGGTGGTAAGCCTTTCCCTGGATCGCGCGGGATTGTTCTCGTTCGAGACCGGGCTCTACGTCCCGGGAATCTGGGCGGAGTGGTGGGACATCTACACCGGTAACTATCATCAGCGCGGTCGCGACTGGGAACGCCGTGCCCACCTGGAGTATTTCGAGACCGAACCGGAGCAGGGGGCGATTACTGCCCCCCCCGTTCTGTCGCATGGCGTCGGGGTTCGCCTGCATGGCGCCAAGAGCCGGAACTTTCCGCAGAAATCCCTGCGACTGTATGCCCGCAGCGAGTACGGCCCGAATCGCCTGGCGCATCAGTTTTTTTCTACCAAAAGCGACGACCGCTTTAACCGGCTGCTGCTGCGCCACTCCGGCAACGACTGGGGACACACCATGTTCCGCGATGCTGCCGCCCAGACCCTCATGCTGCATCGGGATCTGGACATCCAGCATTACCAGCCGGCAGTGGTGTACATTAACGGGGAGTACTGGGGGATTCACAACCTGCGCGACCGCTACGACCCGCATTATATGGAGCAGCGCTACGGACTGGATCCCGACAACATCACTATCCTGGAGAACAATGCCGAACTGGATCACGGCAGCCCGCAGCTGCGCAGCCAGTATCTGGATCTGGTTGCCGCGGTCGGCACTGCGCCGCTGGATACCCCCGCCGCGATCAACGAGAAGCTCGACCTGGACAACTGGATCGATTATCACATTCTGCAGTGGTACCACGCCAACACCGACTGGCCCTATAACAATGTCCGCCTCTGGCGGGTAAACCGGCCACCGACAGCCACCGCCGGCGGCCAGCCGGATCCACCCGACCCCACCGTGAACGACGGGCGCTGGCGCTGGCTGGTCTATGACATCGACCGCTCCTTCGGCTTTACCAGTACAAAGAACACCAACATGCCCCGCCATGTACTGGACGCAGACGACTGGTCGCGCGACCTCGTGCATAGATTGCTTTCTATCCCCGTGGTGCGGGATGAGTTTCTGCAGCGCACCGCCGTACACCTGGCAACTACCTTTCACCCGGAACGGGTAGCCCAGCATATCCAGCAGCTGGCAGCCGCGATCGAGCCGGAGATACCCCGGCACAGCCAGCGCTGGCGCCGCCCCGGCACCGGTTTCTGGCAGCAGGAACTGGATATCATGCTGGATTTCGCCGCCAATCGTCCGCGAATCCACCGCCGTCACCTGGATACCTGGTTTGGCGAGATTACCGGCACCGCCACTGTAGAGATAACCGGGGTCGACCCGGACAGCGACATACGCCTGCATACGGTGCGGCTGCACCCCGACACCCCCGGTGTGGAAATCCAGGACGGCAGCTGGAGCGGTGAGCTCTTTACCGGGGTACCGCTTACCCTGGAATCCGGCTCGACCGATCTTTCCACTGCCGTTATTCAGGGCGACGAATCAGCCTTTGAACTGCTGGAGCAAACCCCCGATCGCCTGAGCCTGCGCATCACCGGGGAAAAAGTATCGATTCTGCTGTGA
- a CDS encoding ATP-binding protein: MFFLDEIQQLQDFESGLRYLQNQNTTVIITGSNSAMFSRNLAESLRGKVLTYELFPLSFSEFLRFRDFPEKSRTDSRHMAERNVLLDEYLHHLEESLFLITLRNRANPAAARKIYLTDNGLYQTLRSSHGSPQPPRYCGCAANRILPSLQPESGYAQGYSSGP, translated from the coding sequence GTGTTTTTCCTGGATGAGATTCAACAGCTGCAGGATTTTGAGTCGGGACTGCGGTATCTGCAGAATCAGAATACCACGGTGATCATTACCGGATCCAACTCTGCTATGTTCAGTCGTAACCTTGCTGAATCCCTGCGCGGCAAGGTACTTACCTATGAACTCTTCCCCCTGAGTTTCAGCGAGTTCCTTCGTTTCCGTGATTTTCCCGAGAAGAGCCGAACTGATTCCAGACACATGGCAGAACGTAATGTGCTGCTGGATGAGTATCTGCACCATCTGGAGGAGAGCCTTTTTCTGATTACGTTGCGCAACCGAGCCAATCCCGCGGCAGCCCGGAAAATCTATCTGACCGATAACGGTCTGTATCAGACACTTCGCTCCAGCCACGGTTCCCCGCAACCGCCCCGGTACTGTGGTTGCGCAGCGAACCGCATACTACCCAGCCTGCAGCCGGAATCAGGATACGCTCAGGGCTATAGCTCAGGGCCTTAG
- a CDS encoding DUF4956 domain-containing protein, with protein MTITIHTLGNLGISFLFGIAILLVYVVSNRWKRLDDSLLEVIPLLTVLLSVMMHIDSSVQAVTFFGIFGVLSIVRFRSALTDQKGITFILFAVIIGVLVGTGQYKLSALAFIVLSLMVLVVPHLLPSRQFFLLHCSIAEQHVLRKQQLLQFIAECGLRGKVVSTRGESAARASGKQKSPRIELELELRHPRSADLVELYTRFDRFAAEHNLHITISEYKRRLK; from the coding sequence ATGACCATAACCATCCACACCCTGGGTAACCTGGGTATCAGTTTTTTGTTCGGTATTGCGATCCTGCTGGTGTATGTCGTCAGCAATCGCTGGAAGCGGCTGGACGACTCGCTGCTGGAGGTAATCCCGCTGCTGACGGTGCTGCTTTCGGTCATGATGCACATCGACAGCTCGGTGCAGGCGGTAACCTTTTTCGGTATTTTCGGTGTGCTGAGTATTGTCCGCTTCCGCTCGGCGCTGACCGACCAGAAAGGAATAACCTTTATCCTGTTTGCGGTAATCATCGGGGTTCTGGTTGGCACCGGGCAGTACAAGCTGTCTGCCCTGGCGTTCATCGTGCTCTCGCTCATGGTACTGGTGGTACCACACCTGTTGCCGTCCCGCCAGTTTTTTCTGCTGCACTGCAGCATAGCCGAGCAGCATGTACTGCGCAAACAACAGCTGCTGCAGTTCATTGCCGAATGCGGCCTGCGCGGAAAGGTCGTCAGTACCCGCGGGGAGTCAGCTGCCCGCGCCAGCGGCAAGCAGAAATCACCGCGCATCGAACTCGAACTGGAACTGCGCCACCCCCGTTCCGCCGACCTGGTGGAGCTGTACACCCGCTTCGATCGCTTTGCCGCCGAACACAACCTGCATATCACGATTTCAGAGTATAAGCGACGGCTGAAGTAG
- a CDS encoding leucine-rich repeat domain-containing protein produces the protein MKKTLLFAAVLSLGAALIAPALEHTPVAVPDARLRAAIIAELELPETTELTREQLAELTSLRARSAGIRDLTGMEHAVNLAELDLRDNDIRSIEPLRDLAGLVWLSLRENPRLRDIGPLAGLTALEYLNLNRNYRIASIEPLAGMQQLDTLILRSVPVLHRTADQDVLRSLRGISRLNIRDTGLDTVEPLLPGLERGDYREQLDLLENPLQDRHKLTPYRAHIEDFQQYTPVFTARLRTNAGMIFGRDEWYSFAVHREPIYDLDLRLRLDVEPRSYLRIFGALDIELDTDELDFDWEIDELFLQYTFPDDTTRIRAGRQKMAWETARLLNNPADFVAAVEDGYALRLDARLPALLDVSQHATAVVYATEDYLWSDADRIELRDFAYALRYRVQPGPFDLRLSARYRQEQYRPLRTAASLGFRHDGIELRGEATTWWDRDEAPREGDGFLTAQASWTAQQPDSWRILTEYQYDSTILDGKGHYTAAEFRFPPLFGFQSQLRHRHAFQDHSGEIIPELRRTLIPGVQAVFQLPMVYGDQYGYYRRNPELGDGRAMAAILSLEAEFEF, from the coding sequence ATGAAAAAGACCCTGCTGTTTGCTGCGGTACTGTCCCTGGGTGCCGCCCTCATCGCCCCGGCGCTGGAACACACCCCGGTGGCTGTACCCGATGCCCGCTTGCGCGCTGCCATCATCGCCGAACTGGAACTGCCCGAAACCACCGAGCTTACCCGTGAACAGCTTGCCGAGCTGACCTCCCTGCGTGCCCGCAGTGCCGGGATCCGGGATCTGACCGGGATGGAGCATGCGGTGAATCTGGCCGAGCTGGATCTGCGCGATAACGACATCCGCAGTATCGAACCGCTGCGGGATCTCGCCGGGCTTGTCTGGCTGAGCCTGCGCGAAAACCCGCGCCTGCGGGATATCGGGCCGCTGGCCGGGCTGACCGCCCTTGAGTATCTGAACCTGAACCGGAATTATCGTATCGCCAGCATCGAGCCGTTGGCCGGGATGCAGCAGCTGGATACCCTGATTCTTCGCAGCGTGCCGGTGCTGCACCGCACGGCGGATCAGGATGTGCTGCGCAGCCTGCGCGGGATTTCCCGGTTGAATATTCGAGATACCGGCCTGGACACCGTGGAGCCGCTGCTGCCGGGGCTGGAGCGGGGTGACTACCGCGAGCAGCTGGATCTGCTGGAAAACCCGCTGCAGGATCGTCATAAACTGACCCCGTATCGCGCTCATATAGAGGACTTTCAGCAGTATACCCCGGTATTCACCGCCCGGCTGCGCACCAATGCAGGTATGATATTCGGTCGTGATGAATGGTACAGCTTTGCCGTGCATCGCGAGCCGATATACGACCTGGATCTGCGACTGCGGCTGGATGTCGAGCCGCGATCGTACCTGCGCATCTTTGGTGCCCTGGATATAGAACTGGATACCGACGAGCTGGATTTTGACTGGGAGATAGATGAGCTGTTTCTGCAGTACACCTTTCCGGATGACACCACCCGGATACGGGCCGGACGGCAAAAAATGGCGTGGGAGACTGCCCGGCTGCTGAACAACCCGGCCGATTTTGTAGCCGCGGTCGAGGACGGGTATGCCCTGCGACTGGATGCCCGCCTCCCGGCACTACTTGATGTCTCCCAGCACGCCACCGCGGTGGTCTATGCCACAGAGGACTATTTGTGGTCGGATGCAGACCGGATCGAGCTGCGGGATTTTGCCTATGCCCTGCGCTACCGGGTACAACCGGGACCATTCGATCTGCGCCTGTCGGCCCGTTACCGGCAGGAGCAATATCGCCCCCTGCGCACGGCAGCCAGCCTGGGGTTCCGGCATGACGGTATCGAGCTGCGCGGCGAGGCAACAACCTGGTGGGACAGGGACGAAGCCCCGCGCGAGGGCGACGGGTTTCTTACCGCCCAGGCGAGCTGGACAGCGCAGCAGCCGGATTCCTGGCGCATACTCACCGAGTATCAGTATGACAGTACGATTCTGGACGGAAAGGGACATTATACCGCCGCCGAGTTTCGCTTTCCGCCGCTGTTCGGGTTCCAGTCACAGCTGCGTCACCGGCATGCCTTTCAGGATCATTCCGGCGAGATTATCCCCGAGCTCAGGCGTACGCTCATCCCGGGTGTGCAGGCAGTTTTTCAGCTGCCGATGGTGTATGGGGATCAATACGGCTACTATCGCCGCAACCCGGAGCTGGGAGATGGCCGGGCAATGGCCGCGATTCTGTCGCTGGAGGCAGAGTTTGAATTCTGA
- a CDS encoding CotH kinase family protein, with translation MRTPAGRIRNRQAARLVLPILCLLLVTGCIGPFSPTTVSDEKTLPPPRFSHEAGFYSEDFELSLLPPADYPDARIYYTLDGSYPDPASPQRDFLVMQTYPNGTRETWTTTTTPYQEPLSIGFSAASIPRYEIESINTYYRNTPFQPEEDPDRGWVVRAIAVCRESAAVSPAATAVFFPQSVRDQHTLPIISLVSDPAGLFDHYQGIYVAGQVFNRELAANPDGGPTRGWDGNYKQRGRDWEREGFLHFFDSSAAADMQQRIGIRINGNNTRSFRRKSLRLYARNDYGNRIFPVNPFGTDEKIRRLILRNSGQDGGNYPQESYGYGNTETNMRDALTQMVVSHYPVEHEQYRPAVHYINGIYWGLINIRERRDQHHFAARYGISPDNLVILANERLHYGRGSDLWLYRQLAGANSAEEMWDMVDKQSFTYYNIGNLFLTHSYWPLGGSGDNRYWRVREPSAVNPYHDGRWRFMWQDMDKSFSEYSRNMYAQLEDTHSLHRKVSRLVFADPGYRNYFLNTLADELNTTFAPDRLHGIIDTLNAAIAPERSRHYSRWRSGDHEPDAFRDFADNRQEHFIAHTKAYFGLDGMHELQLAGSAAQGSIQLNSLQIDTDSWSGRYFAGIQLRLTAQPASGYRFDHWLVNGTTHSAPSITLDLREDTTVTVQFSEAGS, from the coding sequence ATGAGAACACCAGCGGGTAGGATCAGGAACCGGCAGGCGGCGCGGCTGGTACTGCCGATACTGTGTCTGCTGCTGGTAACCGGCTGCATCGGGCCATTCAGCCCCACAACCGTTTCCGACGAGAAAACCCTGCCGCCGCCCCGGTTCAGCCACGAGGCCGGGTTTTACAGTGAGGACTTTGAGCTTTCACTGCTGCCACCTGCGGACTACCCCGATGCCAGAATTTACTACACCCTGGACGGGTCCTACCCGGATCCTGCATCACCGCAGCGGGATTTTTTGGTAATGCAAACCTACCCGAACGGCACCCGGGAAACCTGGACCACCACCACTACACCATACCAGGAACCACTTTCCATCGGGTTTTCTGCCGCAAGCATCCCCCGCTACGAGATTGAATCTATCAATACCTACTACCGGAATACCCCGTTCCAGCCCGAAGAAGATCCGGATCGCGGCTGGGTTGTCCGGGCAATTGCGGTGTGCCGGGAGAGTGCTGCTGTCAGCCCGGCAGCAACAGCGGTGTTTTTCCCCCAATCTGTCAGGGATCAGCATACCCTGCCGATTATCTCGCTGGTATCCGATCCCGCAGGTTTGTTCGATCATTACCAGGGGATCTACGTAGCCGGGCAGGTCTTTAACCGTGAACTGGCGGCCAACCCGGATGGCGGCCCGACCCGCGGCTGGGACGGCAACTACAAGCAGCGCGGGCGTGACTGGGAGCGGGAGGGGTTTCTGCACTTTTTTGATTCCAGTGCTGCCGCGGATATGCAGCAGCGGATCGGGATTCGTATAAACGGCAACAATACCCGATCGTTTCGCCGCAAGTCGCTGCGCCTGTATGCTCGCAACGACTATGGCAATCGAATCTTTCCGGTTAATCCCTTTGGTACCGATGAAAAAATCCGGCGCCTCATCCTGCGCAATTCAGGGCAGGACGGGGGAAATTATCCACAGGAAAGCTATGGCTACGGCAATACCGAAACCAACATGCGCGATGCACTTACCCAGATGGTGGTGAGCCACTACCCGGTGGAGCATGAGCAGTATCGCCCGGCGGTGCATTATATAAACGGTATATACTGGGGACTGATCAACATCCGCGAGCGGCGGGATCAGCACCACTTTGCCGCCCGGTACGGGATATCACCGGATAATCTGGTAATCCTGGCCAACGAACGCCTGCACTATGGCCGCGGCAGCGACCTGTGGCTGTACCGCCAGCTTGCCGGCGCAAACTCGGCAGAGGAAATGTGGGACATGGTAGACAAGCAGTCGTTTACCTACTACAACATCGGCAATCTGTTTCTGACCCACTCCTACTGGCCGCTGGGCGGCAGCGGCGACAACCGCTACTGGCGGGTGAGAGAGCCATCCGCGGTGAACCCCTATCACGATGGCCGCTGGCGCTTTATGTGGCAGGATATGGATAAATCATTTTCCGAGTACTCACGCAATATGTACGCCCAGCTGGAGGACACCCACTCGCTGCATCGCAAGGTCAGTCGCCTGGTGTTTGCCGATCCAGGCTATCGGAACTATTTTCTGAACACCCTGGCCGATGAGCTGAATACCACCTTCGCTCCGGACAGACTGCATGGGATAATCGACACCCTGAACGCAGCTATCGCCCCGGAACGGTCCCGCCACTACAGCCGGTGGCGCAGCGGCGATCACGAGCCGGATGCATTTCGCGACTTTGCCGATAATCGGCAGGAGCATTTTATCGCGCACACCAAAGCGTATTTCGGGCTGGACGGGATGCACGAACTGCAGCTTGCCGGCAGTGCCGCACAGGGTTCGATACAGCTGAACTCCCTGCAGATAGATACCGACTCCTGGAGCGGTCGCTACTTTGCCGGTATTCAGCTGCGTCTGACGGCTCAACCGGCCAGCGGCTATCGCTTTGACCACTGGCTGGTAAACGGCACCACCCATTCCGCACCATCCATCACCCTGGATCTCCGAGAGGATACAACGGTAACGGTGCAGTTCAGCGAGGCTGGGTCATGA